The nucleotide sequence CTCCACAGGAAATACACCTGATTTTGTGTCAATCTCACATGAGTTTGTATTTTGTAGCGTTTACAGAAACGAAAGGAAATGTCATCTGCCTGGGTAAAGAagtctttaaaggaaaaaagccaGGTCTGTACCATATCTTCCTGCAGGGAGCTTGGGATCAGATTTCTCTTTATAAACTTGAAGTCCTCTTAACTTTCCTATGTAACACaaagcatttatttatgtatgtatgtatcgagacggagttttgctcttgttgcccaggctggagtgccgtggcgtgatctcgactcactgcaacctccgcctcccaggttcaagcaattctcctgcctcagcctcccgagtagctgggattacaggcatgcgccaccatgactggctaattttttatttttagtagagacaaggtttcttcatgttggtcaggctggtgttgaactcccaatgtcaggtgatctgcctgcctcgacctcccaaagggctgggattacaggcatgagccactgtgcccggccaacacaaGGCATTTTGTTATTTTGGTTTTCCCTATGGGTAACTGATTgcatcctctctcccttccctcctcaccAATGATAAAGACAAAGACAATAGGTGCAGGTATATATTGAAGACGAAGTTCCGGGAGATGTGGAAGAGCTGGCCTGGAGATAGCAAAGAGGTCCAGGTTATGGCTGAGAGATACAAGATGCTGATCCCATTCAGCAACCCCAGGGTGCTTCCCGGGCCCTTCTCATACACGGTGGTGCTGTATGGTCCTGCAGGCCTTGGGAAAACCACGCTGGCCCAGAAACTAATGCTAGACTGGGCAGAGGACAACCTCATCCACAAATTCAAATATGCGTTCTACCTCAGCTGCAGGGAGCTCAGCCGCCTGGGCCCGTGCAGTTTTGCAGAGCTGGTCTTCAGGGACTGGCCTGAATTGCAGGATGACATTCCACACATCCTAGCCCAAGCACGGAAAATCTTGTTCGTGATTGACGGCTTTGATGAGCTGGGAGCCGCACCTGGGGCGCTGATCGAGGACATCTGCGGGGACTGGGAGAAGAAGAAGCCGGTGCCCGTCCTCCTGGGGAGTTTGCTGAACAGGGTGATGTTACCCAAGGCCGCCCTGCTGGTCACCACGCGGCCCAGGGCCCTGAGGGACCTCCGGATCCTGGCGGAGGAGCCGATCTACATAAGGgtggagggcttcctggaggaggacaGGAGGGCCTATTTCCTGAGACACTTTGGAGACGAGGACCAAGCCATGCGTGCCTTTGAGCTAATGAGGAGCAACGCGGCCCTGTTCCAGCTGGGCTCGGCCCCCGCGGTGTGCTGGATCGTGTGCACGACTCTGAAGCTGCAGATGGAGAAGGGGGAGGACCCGGTCCCCACCTGCCTCACCCGCACGGGGCTGTTCCTGCGTTTCCTCTGCAGCCGGTTCCCGCAGGGCGCACAGCTGCGGGGCGCGCTGCGGACGCTGAGCCTCCTGGCCGCGCAGGGCCTGTGGGCGCAGACGTCCGTGCTTCACCGAGAGGATCTGGAAAGGCTCGGGGTGCAGGAGTCCGACCTCCGTCTGTTCCTGGACGGAGACATCCTCCGCCAGGACAGAGTCTCCAAAGGCTGCTACTCCTtcatccacctcagcttccagcaGTTTCTCACTGCCCTGTTCTACAccctggagaaggaggaggaagaggataggGACGGCCACACCTGGGACATTGGGGACGTACAGAAGCTGCTTTCCGGAGTAGAAAGACTCAGGAACCCCGACCTGATCCAAGCAGGCTACTACTCCTTTGGCCTCGCTAACGAGAAGAGAGCCAAGGAGTTGGAGGCCACTTTTGGCTGCCGGATGTCACCGGACATCAAACAGGAATTGCTGCGATGCGACATAAGTTGTAAGGGTGGACATTCAACGGTGACAGACCTGCAGGAGCTCCTCGGCTGTCTGTACGAGTCTCAGGAGGAGGAGCTGGTGAAGGAGGTGATGGCTCAGTTCAAAGAAATATCCCTGCACTTAAATGCAGTAGACGTTGTGCCATCTTCATTCTGCGTCAAGCACTGTCGAAACCTGCAGAAAATGTCACTGCAGGTAATAAAGGAGAATCTCCCGGAGAATGTCACTGCGTCTGAATCAGACGCCGAGGTTGAGAGGTGAGAACCGTTTCACTCTACCAGTCGTTCCATCTTTAGCCTCATCCCATGCCCCCTTAGGAAGAGGCCAGAGCCTCCTATGCACTGTGGCTTAGGGTCAGGAATTCCCTCTTGTTGgactctttgtttgtttttgttttgagatggagtcttgctctgtcgctcaggctggagcgcagtggcgcgatcttggctccctgcaacctccgcctcccgggttcaagtgattcttctgcctcagcctcctgagtagctgggactacaggcgcctgccaccttgcccggctaatttttatattttcattagagacgggatctcagcatgttggccagtctggtcttgaactccgcctgacctcaggtgatccacctgcctcagcctccaaagtgggattacaggcatgattcaccatgcccggcccaaatatatttttttaagacagggtcttgctgtgttgctcaggctggagtacagtggtgaaatcagctcactgcatcctcaaacttctgggttcaagtgatgttcctgagtacctgggatgacaggtattaagtgtgcaccatcatgtccagctaacttaagtgggggtttttttttgtgtttttttttttttttttttttttggaaagacaaaatctcactatgttgtccaggctggtcttgaactcccaaagcactgagattacaggcatgagttaccacacGCCCTGCCTGAATATTTCTTATtgatatgtatagatatgtatattcccaatctttttttttttttttgagacggagtttcactctttttcccAGGTCGGAGTgaagtggctcgatctcggctcactgcaacctccgccccaccaggttcaatgattctcctgcctcagcctcatgagtagctgggattacagccacccacgaccatgcccagctaatttttgtacttttagtagagacggggtttcaccatgttggccaggcaggtctcgaactcccgacctcaggtgatccacccgcctcagcctcacaaagtgctaggattataggcgtgagtcaccgtgcccggtctATATTCTCTATCTTTTATCAATGATGTGCTTagcattttaacttatttttaccCTCTATTGGATTTTTGTCTAAGAAGAATAGGTTCTTTCTCCTGTGATGCTTCTTGGGTGTTGAGTTGTCTGATGGTGGTGCTAATAAGTGATTACATGGTCCAGCTTTCAATTGTACTCATTTGTCAGGGGTATATGCCCAGAGAAACCCTAAATACTTCAGCCGTGATGGACACACATTTGGTGTaaccctttcttctcttccctatAGATCCCAGGATGATCAGCACATGCTTCCTTTCTGGACGGACCTTTGTTCCATATTTGGATCAAATAAGGATCTGATGGGTCTAGCAATCAATGATAGCTTTCTCAGTGCCTCCCTAGTAAGGATCCTGTGTGAACAAATAGCCTCTGACACCTGTCATCTCCAGAGAGTGGTGTAAGTAGAAACTAATTCATGAACTCAAATCCTTAGGGTATGAAAATGGTACAATGTTAACATCGGAGCAATATTCAGATTCCTGTACTAGACTCTTAAGTGCTCGAGACACAGGGAATTGAGAGAGTCCTgtccttaaatttattttgtggGATAATCGTATAAAGTAATTtctaggggctgggcatggtggttcacacttgtaattccaacacttcgggaggccgaggcagacagatcacttgaggtcaggagttcgagaccagcctggccaacgtgacaaaaccctgcctctactaaaaatacaaaaattatccaggcgtggtggcaggcacctgtaatatcagctacttgggaggctgaggcaggagaattacttgaacccaggaggcggaggttgcagtgaaccaagatcctgccactggactccagtctgagtgacagagcgagactgcgtctcaaaaaaaaaaaaaaaaaaaaagaaaaagaaaaaaagggccgggcacaatggctcacgcctgtagtcccagcactttgggggcccaaggtggggggatcacttgaggtcaggagttcaagaccagcctggccaagatggtgcaagaccctgtctctacgaaaaatacaaaaatttgccaggtgtcgtggcaggtgcctataatcccagctactccggatgcTGAGGGTAGGagtcgcttgaatccgggaggcagagtttgctttgcagtgagccgagatcgcgccactgcactccagcctgggcaacagagtgagactccatctcaaagaaaaaaaaaatctgtaaagatggacaaaaatttaaacatggaAAAAATAGTTCCTAAAGTTTAAATATATCGAGCCCCTGGTTTCCATTTAAGTACGATACAGGTGTACACACTAAAGATTTCACTTTCGTTCTCTTTTCCCTAGGTTCAAAAACATTTCCCCAGCTGATGCTCATCGGAACCTCTGCCTAGCTCTTCGAGGTCACAAGACTGTAACGTATCTGACCCTTCAAGGCAATGACCAGGATGATATGTTTCCCGCATTGTGTGAGGTCTTGAGACATCCAGAATGTAACCTGCGATATCTCGGGTATATCTCTTAATCATTAAAATCCTTCATCATACAAACATAAGCTACCACAAGCTTATGTGGCAATTTTgtgtaaataagaaaaagttcGTTATTCTGACTAGAAACAGTACTAAGGGCAGATGACCCAGGATGCAGCATGGGCTGAACTTGAGTTTCTACTTGCCTTGAACAGTAAACACCCTGGACAACCATACGTGAGGACCCTGAATCCAAAGAAACTCCCAGAatctttatcatctttttttttttttttatgaagtcttgctctgttgcccaggccaaagtgcaatggcacgatcttggctcactgcaacctctgtctcctgggttcaagtaattctgctgcctcagcctcccaagttgctgggattacaggcacccgccaccacgcccggctaatttttgtgcattTAGTGGAGctggtttcgccacattgccaggctggtctcgaactcatgacctcaggtgacctgccctcctcaggctccc is from Homo sapiens chromosome 19 genomic scaffold, GRCh38.p14 alternate locus group ALT_REF_LOCI_3 HSCHR19LRC_LRC_I_CTG3_1 and encodes:
- the NLRP2 gene encoding NACHT, LRR and PYD domains-containing protein 2 isoform 2 (isoform 2 is encoded by transcript variant 3) — its product is MVSSAQMGFNLQALLEQLSQDELSKFKYLITTFSLAHELQKIPHKEVDKADGKQLVEILTTHCDSYWVEMASLQVFEKMHRMDLSERAKDEVREAALKSFNKRKPLSLGITRKERPPLDVDEMLERFKTEAQDKDNRCRYILKTKFREMWKSWPGDSKEVQVMAERYKMLIPFSNPRVLPGPFSYTVVLYGPAGLGKTTLAQKLMLDWAEDNLIHKFKYAFYLSCRELSRLGPCSFAELVFRDWPELQDDIPHILAQARKILFVIDGFDELGAAPGALIEDICGDWEKKKPVPVLLGSLLNRVMLPKAALLVTTRPRALRDLRILAEEPIYIRVEGFLEEDRRAYFLRHFGDEDQAMRAFELMRSNAALFQLGSAPAVCWIVCTTLKLQMEKGEDPVPTCLTRTGLFLRFLCSRFPQGAQLRGALRTLSLLAAQGLWAQTSVLHREDLERLGVQESDLRLFLDGDILRQDRVSKGCYSFIHLSFQQFLTALFYTLEKEEEEDRDGHTWDIGDVQKLLSGVERLRNPDLIQAGYYSFGLANEKRAKELEATFGCRMSPDIKQELLRCDISCKGGHSTVTDLQELLGCLYESQEEELVKEVMAQFKEISLHLNAVDVVPSSFCVKHCRNLQKMSLQVIKENLPENVTASESDAEVERSQDDQHMLPFWTDLCSIFGSNKDLMGLAINDSFLSASLVRILCEQIASDTCHLQRVVFKNISPADAHRNLCLALRGHKTVTYLTLQGNDQDDMFPALCEVLRHPECNLRYLGLVSCSATTQQWADLSLALEVNQSLTCVNLSDNELLDEGAKLLYTTLRHPKCFLQRLSLENCHLTEANCKDLAAVLVVSRELTHLCLAKNPIGNTGVKFLCEGLRYPECKLQTLVLWNCDITSDGCCDLTKLLQEKSSLLCLDLGLNHIGVKGMKFLCEALRKPLCNLRCLWLWGCSIPPFSCEDLCSALSCNQSLVTLDLGQNPLGSSGVKMLFETLTCSSGTLRTLRLKIDDFNDELNKLLEEIEEKNPQLIIDTEKHHPWAERPSSHDFMI
- the NLRP2 gene encoding NACHT, LRR and PYD domains-containing protein 2 isoform 1 (isoform 1 is encoded by transcript variant 1); the encoded protein is MVSSAQMGFNLQALLEQLSQDELSKFKYLITTFSLAHELQKIPHKEVDKADGKQLVEILTTHCDSYWVEMASLQVFEKMHRMDLSERAKDEVREAALKSFNKRKPLSLGITRKERPPLDVDEMLERFKTEAQAFTETKGNVICLGKEVFKGKKPDKDNRCRYILKTKFREMWKSWPGDSKEVQVMAERYKMLIPFSNPRVLPGPFSYTVVLYGPAGLGKTTLAQKLMLDWAEDNLIHKFKYAFYLSCRELSRLGPCSFAELVFRDWPELQDDIPHILAQARKILFVIDGFDELGAAPGALIEDICGDWEKKKPVPVLLGSLLNRVMLPKAALLVTTRPRALRDLRILAEEPIYIRVEGFLEEDRRAYFLRHFGDEDQAMRAFELMRSNAALFQLGSAPAVCWIVCTTLKLQMEKGEDPVPTCLTRTGLFLRFLCSRFPQGAQLRGALRTLSLLAAQGLWAQTSVLHREDLERLGVQESDLRLFLDGDILRQDRVSKGCYSFIHLSFQQFLTALFYTLEKEEEEDRDGHTWDIGDVQKLLSGVERLRNPDLIQAGYYSFGLANEKRAKELEATFGCRMSPDIKQELLRCDISCKGGHSTVTDLQELLGCLYESQEEELVKEVMAQFKEISLHLNAVDVVPSSFCVKHCRNLQKMSLQVIKENLPENVTASESDAEVERSQDDQHMLPFWTDLCSIFGSNKDLMGLAINDSFLSASLVRILCEQIASDTCHLQRVVFKNISPADAHRNLCLALRGHKTVTYLTLQGNDQDDMFPALCEVLRHPECNLRYLGLVSCSATTQQWADLSLALEVNQSLTCVNLSDNELLDEGAKLLYTTLRHPKCFLQRLSLENCHLTEANCKDLAAVLVVSRELTHLCLAKNPIGNTGVKFLCEGLRYPECKLQTLVLWNCDITSDGCCDLTKLLQEKSSLLCLDLGLNHIGVKGMKFLCEALRKPLCNLRCLWLWGCSIPPFSCEDLCSALSCNQSLVTLDLGQNPLGSSGVKMLFETLTCSSGTLRTLRLKIDDFNDELNKLLEEIEEKNPQLIIDTEKHHPWAERPSSHDFMI
- the NLRP2 gene encoding NACHT, LRR and PYD domains-containing protein 2 isoform 4 (isoform 4 is encoded by transcript variant 5); amino-acid sequence: MVSSAQMGFNLQALLEQLSQDELSKFKYLITTFSLAHELQKIPHKEVDKADGKQLVEILTTHCDSYWVEMASLQVFEKMHRMDLSERAKDEVREAALKSFNKRKPLSLGITRKERPPLDVDEMLERFKTEAQETKGNVICLGKEVFKGKKPDKDNRCRYILKTKFREMWKSWPGDSKEVQVMAERYKMLIPFSNPRVLPGPFSYTVVLYGPAGLGKTTLAQKLMLDWAEDNLIHKFKYAFYLSCRELSRLGPCSFAELVFRDWPELQDDIPHILAQARKILFVIDGFDELGAAPGALIEDICGDWEKKKPVPVLLGSLLNRVMLPKAALLVTTRPRALRDLRILAEEPIYIRVEGFLEEDRRAYFLRHFGDEDQAMRAFELMRSNAALFQLGSAPAVCWIVCTTLKLQMEKGEDPVPTCLTRTGLFLRFLCSRFPQGAQLRGALRTLSLLAAQGLWAQTSVLHREDLERLGVQESDLRLFLDGDILRQDRVSKGCYSFIHLSFQQFLTALFYTLEKEEEEDRDGHTWDIGDVQKLLSGVERLRNPDLIQAGYYSFGLANEKRAKELEATFGCRMSPDIKQELLRCDISCKGGHSTVTDLQELLGCLYESQEEELVKEVMAQFKEISLHLNAVDVVPSSFCVKHCRNLQKMSLQVIKENLPENVTASESDAEVERSQDDQHMLPFWTDLCSIFGSNKDLMGLAINDSFLSASLVRILCEQIASDTCHLQRVVFKNISPADAHRNLCLALRGHKTVTYLTLQGNDQDDMFPALCEVLRHPECNLRYLGLVSCSATTQQWADLSLALEVNQSLTCVNLSDNELLDEGAKLLYTTLRHPKCFLQRLSLENCHLTEANCKDLAAVLVVSRELTHLCLAKNPIGNTGVKFLCEGLRYPECKLQTLVLWNCDITSDGCCDLTKLLQEKSSLLCLDLGLNHIGVKGMKFLCEALRKPLCNLRCLWLWGCSIPPFSCEDLCSALSCNQSLVTLDLGQNPLGSSGVKMLFETLTCSSGTLRTLRLKIDDFNDELNKLLEEIEEKNPQLIIDTEKHHPWAERPSSHDFMI
- the NLRP2 gene encoding NACHT, LRR and PYD domains-containing protein 2 isoform 3 (isoform 3 is encoded by transcript variant 4); protein product: MVSSAQMGFNLQALLEQLSQDELSKFKYLITTFSLAHELQKIPHKEMASLQVFEKMHRMDLSERAKDEVREAALKSFNKRKPLSLGITRKERPPLDVDEMLERFKTEAQAFTETKGNVICLGKEVFKGKKPDKDNRCRYILKTKFREMWKSWPGDSKEVQVMAERYKMLIPFSNPRVLPGPFSYTVVLYGPAGLGKTTLAQKLMLDWAEDNLIHKFKYAFYLSCRELSRLGPCSFAELVFRDWPELQDDIPHILAQARKILFVIDGFDELGAAPGALIEDICGDWEKKKPVPVLLGSLLNRVMLPKAALLVTTRPRALRDLRILAEEPIYIRVEGFLEEDRRAYFLRHFGDEDQAMRAFELMRSNAALFQLGSAPAVCWIVCTTLKLQMEKGEDPVPTCLTRTGLFLRFLCSRFPQGAQLRGALRTLSLLAAQGLWAQTSVLHREDLERLGVQESDLRLFLDGDILRQDRVSKGCYSFIHLSFQQFLTALFYTLEKEEEEDRDGHTWDIGDVQKLLSGVERLRNPDLIQAGYYSFGLANEKRAKELEATFGCRMSPDIKQELLRCDISCKGGHSTVTDLQELLGCLYESQEEELVKEVMAQFKEISLHLNAVDVVPSSFCVKHCRNLQKMSLQVIKENLPENVTASESDAEVERSQDDQHMLPFWTDLCSIFGSNKDLMGLAINDSFLSASLVRILCEQIASDTCHLQRVVFKNISPADAHRNLCLALRGHKTVTYLTLQGNDQDDMFPALCEVLRHPECNLRYLGLVSCSATTQQWADLSLALEVNQSLTCVNLSDNELLDEGAKLLYTTLRHPKCFLQRLSLENCHLTEANCKDLAAVLVVSRELTHLCLAKNPIGNTGVKFLCEGLRYPECKLQTLVLWNCDITSDGCCDLTKLLQEKSSLLCLDLGLNHIGVKGMKFLCEALRKPLCNLRCLWLWGCSIPPFSCEDLCSALSCNQSLVTLDLGQNPLGSSGVKMLFETLTCSSGTLRTLRLKIDDFNDELNKLLEEIEEKNPQLIIDTEKHHPWAERPSSHDFMI